A window from Citrus sinensis cultivar Valencia sweet orange chromosome 5, DVS_A1.0, whole genome shotgun sequence encodes these proteins:
- the LOC102614535 gene encoding uncharacterized protein LOC102614535 encodes MNNNGGKDHLSLYLKIDDSNPHSDGTWNVNVYYKLFVYDQLSNQYLVVQDAKAPMRGFDRRKGEWGFGKFLDLATFNEPSNGYLVDESCVFGAEVYVVKPTGSEEILSFVSEPDDGTYRFTIPAFGSVGDTVQRSGEFTVGERNWQLVVYPAGSGADRGNYLTVSLKLADYQKVTPKKPVYAEFKFKIPNQYSRNRAGAEQKGEYPPFTGINSLLASYVFEA; translated from the exons ATGAAT aataatggtGGCAAAGACCACCTTTCCCTTTACCTGAAAATAGACGACAGCAATCCCCATTCTGATGGTACTTGGAATGTTAATGTGTACTACAAATTGTTTGTGTACGATCAGCTATCGAACCAGTACTTGGTGGTTCAGGATGCTAAAGCCCCAATGAGGGGCTTTGATAGGCGCAAGGGTGAATGGGGCTTCGGCAAATTTCTTGACCTTGCAACTTTTAATGAACCTTCAAATGGGTACCTTGTTGATGAAAGTTGTGTATTTGGTGCTGAGGTCTATGTTGTTAAACCAACTGGCTCTGAGGAAATTCTTTCCTTTGTTAGTGAACCTGATGATGGAACTTATCGTTTTACCATCCCAGCATTCGGTTCTGTAGGTGATACCGTTCAGCGCTCAGGTGAATTCACTGTTGGAGAAAGAAATTG GCAACTGGTGGTTTATCCGGCAGGATCTGGAGCTGATAGAGGCAACTATCTTACTGTTTCATTAAAGCTAGCTGATTATCAAAAAGTTACACCTAAGAAACCAGTTTATGCAGAATTTAAGTTCAAAATACCCAACCAATACAGCAGGAATAGAGCTGGCGCTGAACAAAAAGGTGAGTACCCGCCCTTCACCGGCATCAACTCTTTACTAGCTTCATATGTGTTTGAAGCCTAG